A region of the Conyzicola lurida genome:
CCTCGACGGCGGTCGGGTTGGCTTCGGCGAAGGCCGGGTTGACCGCGACGGATCCGAGCGAGCTCGGCACGCCGTAGTCGAACGGGCGCCACACGGTCACGTCGAAGTCCTGCGCCTCGAGCAGGTTCGGCTCGTTCGATATGAAGCCGGTGAGGGAGTCGACCTGGCCGCGCGGCAAAATCGTCGGGTCGTATCCCACGACGACCTGCTGGATCGACGAGACATCGGCACCGGCGTTGGTGAGCATCGCCTCGACGGCGGGCGGCATGTTGCCCTTCTGTCCGAGGATCGTGCCGTCGAGGTCGGCGAGGTCCTTCACGTCGGTGTTCGTCATCAGGATCTCGAGTCCCACGTTCGACAGGGTCGAGATACCGAGGATGTCGATGCCGTTGTCCTGCGCCTGGATCAGGTTCTGCTCGCCGACGCCGGTGAACGTGACCTGGCCGGAGGCGAGCAGCTGCGCGTTTTCCCCGGTGTCGCCCGTGCCGGGCTTGATCTCGACGTCGAGGCACAAGGCGTCGAAGTAACCGAGTTCGTCGGCGGCGATCGTGTTCAAGATCGACGCGCTGGCCTGGTAGAAGTAACCGGTCAGGAAGCTGATTTTGCCGGCGTCCTTGTTGGCTTCGCAGCGCTCGTCGGAGATGGCGCTGCCCGCGGCGGCGGCATCCGTCGACGGCTCTGGGGCGGTATCGGTGCTGCAGGCGGTCATACCGATCGCGAACGCTGCGAGCAGCGCCGCGGTGACGGCTGTGGTGGTGCGTGTGGGCATGGCTGTCTCCTGGTTGGGTGGTGCGGGATACGAGCGGTGGTGCGGAATGGAATCGTGGGCGGCCTCGGCCGGGCGGGTCTAGCTCTTCTCGCCGATCATCGACTCGTGCCAGTGCAGAACCCGGCGCTCGACGGCGGTGATGACGGCCAGCAGCACGGAGCCGAGGATCGCGAGGCAGAGGATCGCCGCGTAGACGACCGGCAGCCGGTTGTTCGACGACGCGATGCTGATCACGGTGCCGAGTCCTTCGGCCGCTCCCGGTGCCGCGAGTTCCGCGACGACGGCGCCGATGATCGACAGCGGGAAGACGATGCGCAGAGCCGTGAACAGGAACGGCAGCGCACTGGGCATGCGCACGTGCCAGAGCATCTCGACCCGGGAGGCATGGATGGTGGTGAATACCTGGACGACCGACTGCGGCACCGAGCGCAGACCGGTCGAGACGTTGATGAGGATCGGGAAGAAGCAGATCAGCGCGGTCACGATGAGCTTAGGCTCCGGACCGAACCCGAAGGCGACCACCAGCGCGGGCGCTATCGCCACGAGCGGCGTCACGTTGAGCACGACTGCCACCGGCATGATGGCGCGGCGGGCGATCGGCAGCTCGGAGATGAGGATCGCGAGGATGTACGAGGTGACGAACCCGATCGCCAGACCGACGAGCGCCACCGACAGGGTCACCCAGGCGTTGTGGATGTAGAAGCCGGGGTTGCTGGCCAGCGCCTCCCCCACCTTTGCAAGCGGCGGCAGCAGGTACGGATTGTCCTTGGCTACGACATTCCAGGCGAAACCGAGGGCGCCGACGAGCACCACTACGGGCAGCCAGATGGCGGGTCGGATGAAGGCGAGACGCTTCGGGAGTGCGCCGCGCTTCTTCACCGGGAGCGCGGGCGCCGAAGCGGCGGTGTCGGCTGCCGCTGTGGGTGTCATTAGTGCCATATCTGGTCTCTCCTCGTGGCTCAGGCTGCGCTCGCGGCGGGCGACTTGCGCCAGGCGGACTGCAGGTGGTCGCGGATGACGTCTTCGTAGTGGTGGAACTCGGCGGTCTTCAGCATCGCCTCGCTGCGTGGGCGCGGGAGGTCGATGTCGACCGAAGCGGTGACCCGGCCCGGGCCGGCGGACATGACCAGCACCTTGTCGGAGAGTCGCACGGCCTCTGTCACGGAGTGGGTCACGAACACGACGGTGGTGTTCATCTGGTCCCAGATATCGAGCAGCTGCCCCTGGATCGACTCGCGGGTGAATTCGTCGAGCGCCGAGAACGGCTCGTCCATCAGCAGCACGTCCGGCTGCATGCCGAACGCGCGCACGATGGCCGTACGCTGCTGCATCCCGCCGCTGAGCTGTGCCGGCAGCTTGTGCGCGGCGTCGGCGAGACCGGCCTTCTCGAGCAGGTCGCGCATGTCGGGCGCGGACTTCTGCTGGTGTCCTCCGATGCGTTGGCGGCGTCGCTCGGCTCCCGTATTGATCTTCCCGGGCAGACTGACGTTCTTCAGCACGTTGAGCCAGGGAAGCAACGCGGGGGTCTGCGGCACGAGACCGATCATCTTGGCGGCGCATGCCCGTTCCGGGGTCACTCCGAACACGCTGACGTCACCGGCGTCCGGTTCTTCCAGACCGGCGATCAGCCGCAGAAGGGTGGACTTTCCACAGCCGGAGGGGCCGATGATGCTGACGAACTGGCCGCGCTCGATCGTCACGTCGACGCCGTTGAGCGCGACGAACTGCGAAGGACCGCCGCCATAGATCTTGACGGCCTGGGAGATGCTGATCGTGTCCGATTCCACACCGGCGGGAGCGACTGACATGCGGCTATACCAACTTCCTGAACTGGCGGTTCTGATAGACGAGGGGTTCGACGTCGGAGCGGGTGACGTCGTCGACGTGCACGATGATCATGAGGTGGTCTCCCACGGTCCAGCGCTCGTGCACGCGGCCGACGATCGATGCCATCGCCCCTGTGACGACCGGCACGTGGTCGAACTCGTGGTGCAGTTCCACGGCGGCGAACTTGTCGACGCCCTTCGTCGCGAAGTGCTTGGCGATGTCTCCCTGGCCGTCGGCGAGGATGTTGACCGCGACGTGGGAGGTGCGGGAGAACGCGGGATAGCTGTCGGCCGTCTCCGCGAGGAAGACGGCGACGAGCGGCGGGCTCACCGACACACTGGTGAAGCTGTTGGCGGTGAAGCCGAACGGGGTGCCGTCGACGCTGGTCGTCACGAGCGTCACCGAAGTGCCCATCATGGCGAGCGCGCGGCGCAGCTCCGCGGGATCGAACTCGGGCGGCGAGGTGAGGTATCGACCCGTCGCGGTGTTCATGGCGACCTCGGCGCTCACGCTGCCACCCCCGTGAGCCGGGCGAGGCGTGGCAGCCGGCTGTCGATCCAGGCGGCGAGGTGGATGTCGCGTTCCTCCGGCTCCGCGACGACCGAGTCGCGCAGGAAGAGGCCGCCCATCGGGCTGATGGCACCGAGCTCGTCGAGGAGGGGCTGGAGGTGGGTGGCGCCGGCGAGCGAGTGCTCGGGCGACGCGGCGACGGTGAACGGGATCGTGAGGGTGTCGGCGAGGGCGCCGGGACCGTAGCCGTCGAGGAACGCCTTGAGCAGCCCCGTGTACGAGCCCTTGTAAACGGGGGTCGCCACGACGAGGACCTGCGCGCCCGTGAGCGTGGAGCGGAGCGCGGCCGCGGCCGGGTCTGCGTAGTCCAGCACCCGGCTGCCGAAGGCCGCCAGATCGTGTACGTGCGTGGAGTCTGCTCCGATTCGTGTCGCGAGCAGCTCGACGAACGCGGTGGTCGCGGCGAGGGTCTTCGAACCCTGACGCGGATTACCCACGACGCCGTCAATGGTGAGAGTCACTTGTGCCTCCAGGGCTCAGATCGCATCTGTCAATAAGAGAGAAGGAGAGCAGACGGGTGAAGGGCTTCGATTCCGAGAAGGAAGCGAAGACAATGGCCCGCGGAGGTCCGTTGAGAAGAACTGTATAAGCAGCGTGTTACGTGAAAGTTGCCGTGGCTGTTTCTAGCGTGTTAACTCATCGGCCGGTGTTCACGGGCCGGTGAGCAGCTCGAGCGTGCCATCCGAGCGGAACGAGTAGACGTCGACGCCCGCGTCCCTGGCCGCGCTCAGCGGCCACGAAGACGACGTGAAGAATCGCGCCTGCGGCTCGGCCACGCAAACCACGAGTCGGGGCCGCGTCGGCAGTACGCCCCGCAACCAGACCAGCTTGAACATGTCGGCGAGAGCGCCCATTCGATGCGTCGAGCGCGGCACACCGAGATACGGCACGAGCTGCACGAGCACGCTCTCCGCCTGGTCGATGCCCTCGACCTCAACGCGCAGGTTGCCCGGCAGGTGCAGGGTACGCGGCTCGAGCTCCGACTTGTACAGGGCCCCGAGAGCGCGGAGCATGGCGTGCTCGGTCGATTCTTCTTCGATGCGGCCGGTGGTTCCGATGTGGACCACGAGAACCACCCCCTCCGACGTCGACTGAACAGGACGAGCCTACGCGTCGCGTATTTCGAGGATGTTTCTCTGGCCACCGGAGGGTGCCGGAAACGAACGAAGCCCCGCTCGAGAGCGGGGCTTCGTTCGGGCTTTTTCAAGCCATTGTGTGGATCCAAGGGGATTCGAACCCCTGACCCCCTGTTGCCTCAACCAGGTCTAGGACTCACCTAGGTTGGGTTGACGACTCGAGTTTTCTCGAACAAAGTGCTGGTCCCTCGGGTTTATCCAAAACCGAATTACTGCGTTGCGATTCCCGATTTTATCCTCATCGGGCAATTTCGACCACTCTCGACGGCGCTGAAGTGTCGAATAAGTGTCGACGGCCCATAAGCGCGTCACGCTCGCAATTCGCGATCAATAGCCCAGCCTCACGCATCTCGCACGCTGAGACGACGATCGCTTCGCCCGAACGTCGAACTCGGCACCGCCCAACTCACCCGCCCAGAGGGCGCAGGTGTCGCTCAGGGTAAGTCACCGCTACAGCTACCGAGTGGCGTTGCGGACGCGACTTTTCCCGCGGACACGGGCGGTCCAGTTGTAGACATCAAGCAGCCGCGGAACGCCGATGTAAACAGCTGTCGGCACCACGACGAGGGTCAGCGTCAACGCACGCAGAACAGGGTTCCAATGTTCGATGAGCGGACCGGTCACGGTCATCCCGATCGCGACCAGCGGGAAGATCACCATCCAGGTGATCAGTGCTCGCACATGAACGGACGGAGCCGTAGTGAGTCGGTGACTTGTCACGTCAGTCTCGACCTCTTCGAGCGGCTTGCAGTCTTTCTCCATCGTCATTCCGTCCTTCGGTCTCATCGACGCAGTCAGGTTCACCCCGTAGTCGGAGAACGATTCAGTCCGAGGCGCGGGATACCCCGGCGCTATCCGCAGCCAGCGCACATGGGATTCGTGGAGCCACGGAGATTTCGCTCTCTAACCCTTCGCGGTTCGCTAGCTACGCCACATGCAGAAGTCTCTAGGCCGGCGTTAAACGGCATGCAACGGTCCTAGGATTCACGATCCGACGATTCCCATCGTCAATGAACACGGTTGTGGAATTGGCACGACGTTGACCGAGCTAATGCAACGA
Encoded here:
- a CDS encoding ABC transporter substrate-binding protein, coding for MPTRTTTAVTAALLAAFAIGMTACSTDTAPEPSTDAAAAGSAISDERCEANKDAGKISFLTGYFYQASASILNTIAADELGYFDALCLDVEIKPGTGDTGENAQLLASGQVTFTGVGEQNLIQAQDNGIDILGISTLSNVGLEILMTNTDVKDLADLDGTILGQKGNMPPAVEAMLTNAGADVSSIQQVVVGYDPTILPRGQVDSLTGFISNEPNLLEAQDFDVTVWRPFDYGVPSSLGSVAVNPAFAEANPTAVEDFMRASLHAIEYCDDNTEECVEFASVLSGEGYDVAHNVKIWDTESGIIAENQPADRPIGLVDTANVDAISEFLVDTDQISEAPADVQSYFDNSFVENIYDGTTLIWPAP
- a CDS encoding ABC transporter permease, yielding MALMTPTAAADTAASAPALPVKKRGALPKRLAFIRPAIWLPVVVLVGALGFAWNVVAKDNPYLLPPLAKVGEALASNPGFYIHNAWVTLSVALVGLAIGFVTSYILAILISELPIARRAIMPVAVVLNVTPLVAIAPALVVAFGFGPEPKLIVTALICFFPILINVSTGLRSVPQSVVQVFTTIHASRVEMLWHVRMPSALPFLFTALRIVFPLSIIGAVVAELAAPGAAEGLGTVISIASSNNRLPVVYAAILCLAILGSVLLAVITAVERRVLHWHESMIGEKS
- a CDS encoding ABC transporter ATP-binding protein, which encodes MSVAPAGVESDTISISQAVKIYGGGPSQFVALNGVDVTIERGQFVSIIGPSGCGKSTLLRLIAGLEEPDAGDVSVFGVTPERACAAKMIGLVPQTPALLPWLNVLKNVSLPGKINTGAERRRQRIGGHQQKSAPDMRDLLEKAGLADAAHKLPAQLSGGMQQRTAIVRAFGMQPDVLLMDEPFSALDEFTRESIQGQLLDIWDQMNTTVVFVTHSVTEAVRLSDKVLVMSAGPGRVTASVDIDLPRPRSEAMLKTAEFHHYEDVIRDHLQSAWRKSPAASAA
- a CDS encoding flavin reductase; translation: MSAEVAMNTATGRYLTSPPEFDPAELRRALAMMGTSVTLVTTSVDGTPFGFTANSFTSVSVSPPLVAVFLAETADSYPAFSRTSHVAVNILADGQGDIAKHFATKGVDKFAAVELHHEFDHVPVVTGAMASIVGRVHERWTVGDHLMIIVHVDDVTRSDVEPLVYQNRQFRKLV
- a CDS encoding NAD(P)H-dependent oxidoreductase — encoded protein: MTLTIDGVVGNPRQGSKTLAATTAFVELLATRIGADSTHVHDLAAFGSRVLDYADPAAAALRSTLTGAQVLVVATPVYKGSYTGLLKAFLDGYGPGALADTLTIPFTVAASPEHSLAGATHLQPLLDELGAISPMGGLFLRDSVVAEPEERDIHLAAWIDSRLPRLARLTGVAA